The Candidatus Lernaella stagnicola genome contains a region encoding:
- a CDS encoding response regulator encodes MSRAAAWENRLVELSTDLILVVDFDAVILEANPGAKDVLGYSADELRGMELFSLVHPDDLPATIQSFEHVQTGQLEMNFVNRFRTKSGSYRWINWNVVPDMPNKMNYAVGRDVTEQRQDHLTARQLGSDFDREAKLASLRVMAAGVAHDFNNVFTSILGYLKLLSVKTTGEVTWRYDIEEIRRLTEQASTLSYQLLSYAGLVWSAKEQVDINELLGEMSPELEFTVSKNVNLVVESGEDLPEIAADVNQMRQVVLNLLVNAVEVIGEEPGNVTIKTGKVTAGKGFWRAPELRGAGDTGEYITITVIDDGPGIEPALQGRVFDPFFTTKPLGRGLGLAQVLGIVRAHHGVVMVESKEGHTKFQVILPCSDAESPRPRITREECATGQGSTILVVDDEVSICDVVGYVLSNAGYEVRKAKNGMEALEVFTEEGLAIDLALIDFRMPCLNGFETSTKLREMKAGLPIIMASGYPRDIVPDDFFSMPCTAFLQKPFKPEELLKLIEEMLGDAESAASASPQ; translated from the coding sequence ATGTCACGTGCGGCCGCATGGGAAAATCGCCTGGTTGAGCTATCTACGGACTTGATACTGGTTGTCGACTTTGACGCGGTGATCCTCGAGGCTAATCCCGGCGCCAAGGACGTGCTGGGGTACTCGGCGGACGAACTGCGAGGCATGGAACTGTTTTCGTTGGTGCATCCCGACGATTTACCCGCCACAATCCAATCCTTTGAGCACGTGCAGACCGGACAGTTGGAGATGAATTTCGTTAATCGGTTTCGGACCAAGAGCGGTTCGTATCGATGGATCAATTGGAATGTCGTGCCGGACATGCCAAACAAAATGAATTACGCCGTCGGCCGCGACGTTACCGAGCAGCGGCAGGATCATTTGACCGCCCGCCAGTTGGGCAGCGATTTCGACCGCGAAGCCAAACTCGCGAGTCTCCGGGTCATGGCCGCTGGGGTCGCGCACGACTTCAATAATGTGTTCACATCGATTCTCGGCTATCTGAAATTACTGAGCGTCAAAACGACGGGCGAAGTAACTTGGCGGTACGATATCGAGGAAATCCGCCGCTTGACCGAGCAGGCTTCCACCTTGTCCTACCAGTTGTTGTCGTATGCGGGCCTTGTCTGGTCGGCCAAAGAGCAGGTGGACATTAACGAGTTGCTTGGCGAAATGAGCCCCGAACTGGAGTTCACCGTTTCCAAAAACGTCAATCTGGTCGTCGAGTCGGGGGAGGACCTGCCGGAGATCGCCGCCGACGTGAATCAGATGCGGCAGGTGGTGCTCAACCTGCTGGTCAACGCCGTGGAAGTCATCGGCGAGGAACCCGGGAATGTCACCATCAAGACCGGCAAGGTTACTGCCGGCAAGGGATTCTGGCGCGCCCCGGAATTGCGTGGCGCGGGCGACACCGGCGAGTACATTACGATTACCGTGATCGACGACGGGCCGGGCATCGAACCGGCTCTACAGGGACGGGTTTTCGATCCTTTCTTTACGACCAAACCGTTGGGACGCGGGCTTGGGCTGGCGCAAGTGTTGGGTATCGTGCGGGCTCATCACGGCGTTGTGATGGTCGAAAGCAAAGAAGGACACACCAAATTCCAGGTCATTCTGCCGTGCTCGGACGCGGAGTCGCCGCGACCCCGGATCACCAGGGAAGAATGCGCCACAGGTCAGGGCAGCACGATCCTGGTTGTTGACGATGAGGTTTCGATCTGCGATGTCGTCGGTTATGTGCTGAGCAACGCCGGCTACGAAGTGCGTAAGGCGAAAAACGGCATGGAGGCGTTGGAGGTTTTCACCGAAGAAGGGCTCGCGATTGATTTGGCGCTGATCGATTTTCGCATGCCGTGCCTGAATGGATTCGAAACCAGCACAAAGCTGCGCGAGATGAAAGCCGGGCTGCCGATCATCATGGCCAGCGGTTACCCGCGCGATATCGTGCCCGACGACTTTTTCAGCATGCCGTGCACCGCGTTTCTGCAAAAGCCCTTCAAACCCGAAGAATTGCTCAAGCTTATCGAGGAGATGCTTGGCGATGCGGAATCCGCCGCCTCAGCGTCGCCCCAATAG
- a CDS encoding GNAT family N-acetyltransferase codes for MELRSFASAADFLRVTEGFLAERGAEDNLIWGVAHELTQREPRSGLPPYWAAVLDGERVIAAAMRTPPHPLVITRTTDEALKILADDLERRGVEPSGVTAETGVAKRFAAMWSARTGRGFRMWMNHTIYELRQIKESARVSGRCRVAQKADTERVWDWWGRFEDEAMGADAERASHEVLETYIRQKRVYFWEDTEPVSLAVVVRKLPRWGCVGGVYTPPEQRGRGYASACVGAVCEYLLAEGSEFVCLFADRDNPISNHLYQKIGFRPLVDGVIFRFTAREERPRELVGEK; via the coding sequence ATGGAGTTGCGCTCGTTCGCCTCGGCGGCGGATTTTTTACGCGTGACCGAAGGCTTCCTGGCCGAGCGCGGCGCGGAAGACAACCTCATTTGGGGCGTCGCCCACGAGTTGACCCAGCGCGAACCCCGGTCCGGATTGCCGCCGTATTGGGCCGCAGTGCTCGATGGCGAACGGGTGATAGCCGCGGCCATGCGCACGCCGCCCCATCCGCTTGTCATCACGCGCACTACGGATGAAGCGTTGAAGATCCTCGCCGACGATTTGGAGCGGCGGGGCGTCGAACCCTCCGGGGTCACTGCGGAAACGGGCGTGGCGAAGCGATTCGCCGCGATGTGGAGCGCCCGCACAGGCCGGGGTTTTCGCATGTGGATGAACCATACGATCTACGAGTTGCGGCAGATCAAGGAAAGCGCCCGTGTCAGCGGGAGATGCCGCGTGGCCCAGAAGGCGGATACGGAACGCGTTTGGGATTGGTGGGGACGGTTCGAGGATGAGGCCATGGGGGCCGACGCCGAGCGTGCCTCGCATGAGGTGTTGGAGACCTACATTCGTCAAAAGCGGGTTTATTTTTGGGAAGATACGGAGCCCGTGAGCCTTGCGGTCGTGGTGCGCAAGCTGCCGCGTTGGGGCTGTGTCGGGGGAGTGTATACGCCGCCGGAGCAGCGCGGTCGCGGTTACGCTTCGGCATGCGTCGGGGCGGTCTGCGAATATCTGCTCGCGGAAGGCTCCGAGTTCGTTTGCCTCTTCGCCGACCGGGACAATCCGATTTCGAACCATCTGTATCAGAAAATCGGTTTTCGGCCATTGGTTGACGGTGTCATTTTTCGTTTTACGGCCCGGGAAGAGCGCCCGCGGGAACTCGTCGGGGAAAAGTGA
- a CDS encoding NAD(P)/FAD-dependent oxidoreductase, with the protein MKRTHDAIVVGAGLGGLAAATYLAKRGLSVLLLEKHNVPGGYATSFVRGRFEFEVALHELSGLGRGDQLGPLGRFLDYLGVYEKVEFVQIPDFYRSIFDDLDITLPVDRAGFVKKLIENFPHERRGIESLFAEVEAVGREMKYFIKLGMGKISPSLIAKLPFNSSHMLRYSMATWGQVLERHVKDLQAQCVISQLWGYGGLPPSRISFLLYAAILNSYFDHGAAHVKGRSQDLSNAFVERFTELGGELKFNCAVQKILLEDGAVRGVVTQDGEEFFAPNVVSNASPITTCRDMIDPELVPAKFWRRMQAGAVAAGSVNVYLGLAAPAEELGLHDHECFLNINYDYDEHYRRMSTIGAPGQIAMTAYNSVLPDVSPPGTTMAVLTSLYYGEPWHDIAPRDYVDVKNGIGAAMLDMAEKVFPGLRRNCEVIEVSTPVTNMRYAGTLGGSIYGFDQTPSNAHILRQPHWGPLPGLFFVGAWTPPGGGFEPAMTSGRFAGEMVLMRQRRYGKGA; encoded by the coding sequence ATGAAACGCACGCATGACGCCATCGTCGTCGGCGCCGGCCTGGGCGGTCTTGCCGCGGCGACCTACCTGGCCAAGCGCGGGCTATCGGTCCTCCTATTGGAAAAGCACAACGTTCCCGGCGGTTACGCCACGAGTTTTGTCCGGGGCCGCTTCGAATTCGAGGTCGCATTGCACGAACTTTCCGGCCTGGGACGAGGCGACCAACTGGGGCCACTGGGTCGTTTTCTCGACTACCTGGGCGTGTATGAAAAAGTGGAGTTCGTGCAGATCCCCGATTTCTATCGGTCGATCTTCGACGATCTGGATATCACGCTGCCGGTCGATCGCGCCGGCTTCGTCAAGAAGTTGATAGAAAACTTCCCTCACGAGCGCCGCGGCATCGAAAGCCTGTTCGCCGAAGTCGAAGCCGTCGGTCGCGAAATGAAATACTTCATCAAGCTGGGGATGGGGAAAATCTCGCCGAGTCTGATCGCCAAGCTCCCCTTCAACTCATCCCATATGCTGCGATATTCCATGGCCACCTGGGGCCAGGTGCTGGAACGTCACGTCAAGGACCTCCAAGCGCAGTGCGTGATCTCACAGCTTTGGGGATACGGCGGCCTGCCCCCCTCGCGCATCAGTTTCCTGCTCTATGCCGCGATACTCAATTCCTACTTCGACCACGGCGCCGCTCACGTCAAAGGTCGCTCACAGGATTTATCCAACGCTTTCGTCGAACGGTTCACCGAGTTGGGCGGCGAACTGAAATTCAATTGCGCCGTGCAAAAAATCCTCCTCGAAGACGGCGCCGTGCGCGGTGTGGTCACCCAAGACGGTGAAGAGTTCTTTGCGCCCAACGTCGTGTCCAACGCCAGCCCCATCACCACCTGCCGCGATATGATTGACCCCGAACTCGTCCCGGCGAAGTTCTGGCGGCGTATGCAGGCCGGCGCCGTCGCCGCCGGGTCGGTCAACGTCTATCTGGGTTTGGCGGCCCCCGCCGAAGAACTGGGACTGCACGACCACGAGTGCTTCCTCAACATCAATTACGATTACGACGAACACTACCGCCGCATGTCCACCATCGGAGCGCCGGGACAAATCGCGATGACCGCCTACAACTCCGTGTTGCCGGATGTTTCACCGCCGGGCACCACGATGGCCGTGCTCACCTCGCTTTACTACGGCGAACCGTGGCACGACATCGCGCCGCGCGACTACGTGGACGTCAAAAACGGCATCGGCGCCGCCATGCTGGACATGGCCGAAAAGGTCTTTCCCGGCCTGCGCCGGAACTGCGAGGTGATCGAAGTCTCCACGCCGGTGACCAACATGCGCTACGCCGGCACCTTAGGTGGCAGCATCTACGGCTTCGACCAGACGCCGAGCAACGCGCACATCCTGCGGCAACCGCACTGGGGCCCCCTGCCCGGGCTCTTCTTCGTCGGGGCCTGGACGCCGCCTGGGGGCGGTTTCGAACCGGCGATGACCTCCGGCCGCTTTGCCGGCGAAATGGTGCTTATGCGCCAACGCCGCTACGGGAAAGGAGCGTGA
- a CDS encoding FAD-binding oxidoreductase yields the protein MLRSVKHILEDLGQYPKTVIEQWQLRQGGQGVDFTAPEYRQQLTRTVAALHPERMHLRVTAVIKETSTTKTFRLVRVDEPMPPFRAGQYVNWFVTIGGVRTSRPYSMSSAPNQEHLDLTIRATTQGFVSQHLLKTVAVGDSFETTGPAGSLYHEPLIDGGELVFIAGGSGITPFMSILRDQAAKGWPLSATLLYGSRLTRDVIFDKELKALAKGNDRFTYVPVISEPPKGYRGKKGFITAKVIGQAVGSVAGKTFYLCGPNAMYDFVAPELAKLDVPRHKIKRELYGPPADVTKMPGWPKRLKATKQFAVRVNGTVIQAAAGEPLINSLERHGIVVPAVCRSGECSACRTKLVAGEVYMPPYVGLRESDRHYGYIHACVAYPISDIEIRI from the coding sequence ATGCTGCGCTCGGTCAAACACATCCTGGAGGATCTCGGCCAGTATCCGAAAACCGTGATAGAGCAGTGGCAACTGCGCCAGGGGGGACAAGGCGTCGACTTCACCGCGCCCGAGTACCGGCAACAACTCACCCGCACGGTGGCGGCGCTGCACCCCGAACGCATGCACTTGCGGGTGACGGCCGTCATCAAGGAAACGTCTACGACCAAAACCTTCCGTCTGGTGCGGGTGGACGAGCCGATGCCGCCGTTCCGCGCCGGGCAATACGTCAACTGGTTCGTCACGATCGGCGGAGTGCGCACCAGCCGCCCGTATAGCATGAGCAGCGCCCCGAACCAGGAGCACCTGGATTTGACGATACGCGCCACGACGCAGGGTTTCGTTTCCCAACACCTGTTGAAAACGGTGGCGGTCGGCGATTCCTTTGAGACAACCGGCCCGGCCGGGTCGCTTTATCACGAGCCTCTCATCGACGGCGGCGAGTTGGTGTTCATCGCCGGCGGCAGCGGCATCACGCCCTTCATGAGCATACTGCGCGATCAAGCGGCGAAGGGCTGGCCGCTGTCGGCGACGCTCCTTTACGGTAGCCGCCTAACCCGCGACGTGATTTTCGACAAGGAACTGAAGGCGCTGGCCAAGGGTAACGATCGCTTCACGTACGTGCCGGTGATCAGCGAGCCGCCCAAGGGCTACCGCGGCAAAAAGGGTTTCATCACGGCCAAGGTGATTGGTCAGGCGGTCGGCAGCGTCGCGGGCAAGACATTCTATCTGTGCGGCCCCAACGCCATGTACGATTTCGTGGCGCCGGAATTGGCGAAACTGGACGTGCCGCGTCACAAGATCAAACGGGAGTTGTACGGACCGCCCGCCGACGTGACGAAAATGCCGGGCTGGCCGAAGCGACTGAAAGCGACGAAGCAATTCGCCGTTCGCGTCAACGGTACGGTGATCCAAGCCGCCGCCGGGGAGCCGCTGATCAATTCGCTGGAACGCCACGGCATCGTCGTGCCGGCGGTGTGCCGCTCGGGCGAGTGCAGCGCGTGTCGAACCAAACTGGTGGCGGGCGAAGTCTACATGCCGCCCTACGTCGGCTTGCGCGAATCGGATCGGCATTACGGTTACATTCATGCCTGCGTGGCGTATCCGATATCCGATATTGAAATACGGATCTAG